A genomic region of Anaerobranca californiensis DSM 14826 contains the following coding sequences:
- a CDS encoding GNAT family N-acetyltransferase, with translation MAINKLNNKKIMEILKELKKEFLKNYDLIWLLEQSLGPGNWDVYSGEKGFLIKRNNICWINPLTGGELEEFYKFITKDLPLHVHCYQNWICQYIEEKHYRLSKGENIYLYCHRENFKGRKKVISTQITYEDVQKSKEKWYSPEVLDFLKQNQRVYGIINSDNLLIGWCYIDSLTKGVAEIYRVEVHPMNRRRGYAIDILSSAIEDIFNKENYVVANIDSNNIEGINLLQKLGFKEIQREYRYFLK, from the coding sequence TTGGCAATAAATAAACTAAATAACAAAAAAATAATGGAAATACTAAAGGAGTTGAAAAAAGAATTTTTAAAAAATTATGATTTAATTTGGTTGCTTGAACAAAGTTTAGGTCCAGGTAATTGGGATGTTTATAGTGGAGAAAAAGGTTTTTTAATTAAGAGAAATAATATTTGTTGGATAAATCCTTTAACTGGTGGGGAACTAGAAGAATTTTATAAATTCATAACAAAAGATCTTCCCCTCCATGTCCATTGTTACCAAAACTGGATCTGTCAATATATTGAAGAAAAGCATTATAGACTATCTAAAGGAGAAAATATTTATTTATATTGTCATCGAGAGAACTTTAAAGGAAGGAAAAAGGTTATTTCTACACAAATCACCTATGAAGATGTTCAAAAAAGCAAAGAAAAGTGGTATAGCCCAGAAGTATTAGATTTTCTAAAACAAAATCAAAGGGTTTATGGTATAATAAATAGTGATAATTTACTTATAGGTTGGTGTTATATAGATAGCTTAACTAAAGGAGTTGCAGAGATATATAGGGTAGAAGTACATCCAATGAACAGGAGAAGGGGCTATGCCATCGATATTCTAAGTAGTGCAATTGAAGACATTTTTAATAAAGAAAATTATGTAGTAGCTAATATAGATTCCAATAATATAGAAGGAATAAATTTGTTACAAAAACTTGGCTTTAAAGAAATTCAACGGGAATACCGTTATTTCCTCAAATAA
- a CDS encoding YaaR family protein, giving the protein MARIVNSKTSPSNSKLIDNIKFQRITDVEQKHSPFELQFKISHLKKELDQLLVDIDKQGQVLTKTMTLKDLKKYRSLISAFIKKATEEMYNLKILNGDYFNPHKQYIVIEKIDEQLEEITQNLLNEEKDNLFILDKINYIKGLLLNIAI; this is encoded by the coding sequence ATGGCCAGGATTGTAAATTCAAAAACTTCCCCTTCTAATTCTAAATTAATAGATAACATTAAATTCCAACGAATAACAGATGTTGAACAAAAACATTCTCCCTTTGAATTACAATTTAAAATATCCCATTTAAAAAAAGAATTAGATCAATTGTTGGTAGATATTGATAAACAAGGTCAAGTTTTAACAAAAACCATGACATTAAAGGACTTAAAAAAATATCGCAGTTTAATTTCTGCTTTTATCAAAAAAGCAACTGAAGAAATGTATAATTTAAAAATATTAAATGGCGATTACTTTAATCCCCATAAACAATACATAGTTATTGAAAAAATAGATGAACAATTAGAGGAAATTACCCAAAACCTATTGAATGAAGAAAAAGATAATTTATTTATCTTAGATAAAATTAACTATATAAAGGGATTATTACTAAATATAGCGATTTAA
- a CDS encoding TldD/PmbA family protein — translation MLDKGLVQEVLNEALKTGGDFAEIFVEDTQSTSILLLGGVVEESNSGRDYGVGIRIYYGLNSVYAYTNDSSKENLLRVAKTAAAAIKGTKGDLTINLTTSTIENTHFIKKLPNTISKKEKVDVMKRAYSVAKNYSPEITQVIVRYLDVDQKVLIANSEGLFVEDRRVRTRLPIEAIASKGSEKQSGFYGPGAQKGFEFFEEIDLDYYAKEAARIAVTMINAEHCPSGKMPVIIDNEFGGVIFHEACGHGLEATSVAKKTSVFADKLGELVASELVTAIDDGTIPNAWGSSNIDDEGMKTQKNILIENGILKGYMIDRLNSRRMGMAPTGNGRRQSYKFAPTSRMTNTYIAPGKSTPEEIISNTEYGLYAKYMGGGSVNPATGEFNFAVNEGYIIKNGKIHKPVRSATLIGRGIEVLKKIDMVGNNLGLGQGMCGSVSGSIPANVGQPMIRVSEMTVGGRKGE, via the coding sequence ATGTTAGATAAAGGATTAGTACAAGAGGTACTTAATGAAGCATTAAAAACAGGGGGAGATTTTGCGGAAATATTCGTTGAAGATACCCAATCAACATCAATTTTACTATTAGGAGGTGTTGTTGAAGAAAGCAATTCTGGAAGGGACTACGGAGTGGGAATTAGGATCTATTATGGTTTAAATTCAGTATATGCATATACCAACGATAGTTCTAAAGAGAACCTCCTTAGAGTAGCTAAAACAGCTGCTGCGGCAATTAAAGGCACAAAGGGAGATTTAACAATTAACCTAACTACCAGTACTATAGAAAATACCCATTTTATCAAAAAGCTCCCTAACACTATTTCTAAAAAGGAAAAAGTTGATGTCATGAAAAGGGCATACTCTGTTGCTAAAAATTACAGTCCAGAAATTACCCAGGTTATTGTTCGCTATTTAGATGTAGATCAAAAGGTCCTAATTGCTAATTCAGAAGGTTTGTTTGTAGAAGATAGAAGGGTAAGGACCCGTTTGCCCATCGAAGCTATTGCTTCTAAGGGGTCGGAAAAACAATCGGGGTTTTATGGACCAGGGGCCCAAAAGGGATTTGAGTTTTTTGAGGAAATAGATTTAGATTATTATGCAAAAGAAGCTGCTAGAATAGCGGTAACAATGATTAATGCAGAACATTGTCCCAGTGGGAAAATGCCTGTAATTATAGATAATGAATTCGGTGGTGTTATTTTCCATGAAGCCTGTGGTCACGGATTAGAAGCTACTTCTGTTGCCAAAAAGACTTCCGTTTTTGCCGATAAACTGGGGGAATTAGTGGCCTCAGAATTAGTTACTGCCATTGATGATGGAACTATCCCAAATGCTTGGGGATCTTCCAATATCGATGATGAAGGGATGAAAACCCAGAAAAATATATTAATTGAAAATGGAATTTTAAAAGGTTACATGATTGATAGATTGAATAGTCGCCGTATGGGTATGGCTCCAACGGGAAATGGCAGAAGACAAAGTTATAAATTTGCTCCTACTTCCAGGATGACTAATACATATATTGCACCGGGTAAATCAACCCCTGAAGAAATTATTAGTAATACCGAATATGGACTTTACGCTAAATACATGGGTGGGGGTTCTGTAAACCCTGCAACCGGTGAATTTAACTTTGCAGTAAATGAAGGTTATATCATTAAAAATGGGAAAATTCATAAACCAGTTCGCAGTGCTACATTAATAGGTAGAGGGATCGAAGTATTAAAGAAGATAGATATGGTTGGCAACAACTTAGGGTTAGGTCAAGGAATGTGTGGTTCTGTAAGTGGATCAATACCTGCTAATGTGGGACAGCCAATGATCAGGGTCTCAGAAATGACCGTTGGTGGTAGAAAGGGGGAGTAA
- a CDS encoding TldD/PmbA family protein yields the protein MNIQNFKDKLFAKGKEYGFTDMEIYFTRNNNFSVKIFKGEVDDYSVADESGLAFRGLYNGKMGYSFTEKIDESSIDILVEEAKGNAMIIEDEDEMEIFSGSPQYSDYDGYNRELENFTAERKIQFAKQLEEAAFAQDKRVVAVNYCLMASGEGEKIISNTKGLEKMAKDNLAYTYLSVVVKEGENIKTGAKFLGSANPQDFNAEEIAQKAVKEALSMLGAETVKSKTYPVIFRNDMANSLLATFSSIFSAENVQKDLSLLKGKLGETIASEKVTLIDDPLMKNGFASTPFDAEGVATYTKEIISGGRLTTFLHNLKTAKKDGVKSTGNAYKPSFKGAVGIAPTNMYIKPGSKTLEELVTTIDEGLVITDVQGLHSGTNTVSGDFSLAAQGFLIEKGKIVRPVDQITIAGNFYEVLKDIEEVGNDLEFGLPSRGYFGSPSLKIKKIAVSGK from the coding sequence GTGAATATACAAAATTTTAAAGATAAATTATTTGCTAAAGGTAAAGAATATGGTTTTACAGATATGGAAATTTATTTTACTAGAAATAATAACTTTAGTGTAAAAATTTTTAAAGGAGAAGTAGATGATTATTCTGTGGCTGATGAATCTGGCCTAGCCTTTAGGGGTTTATACAATGGTAAAATGGGCTATTCTTTCACAGAAAAAATTGATGAAAGTTCTATCGATATCTTGGTTGAAGAAGCAAAGGGAAATGCTATGATAATCGAAGATGAAGATGAAATGGAAATTTTCTCTGGATCACCACAGTACAGTGATTACGACGGATACAACAGGGAATTAGAAAACTTCACAGCGGAAAGGAAGATCCAGTTCGCTAAACAGTTAGAAGAAGCTGCTTTTGCCCAGGATAAAAGGGTGGTGGCTGTAAATTATTGTTTAATGGCTTCCGGTGAAGGGGAAAAAATTATCAGTAATACTAAAGGTTTAGAAAAGATGGCAAAGGATAATTTGGCTTATACATATCTTTCTGTAGTCGTTAAAGAGGGAGAAAACATCAAAACTGGAGCTAAGTTTTTAGGTTCAGCCAATCCCCAAGATTTCAATGCTGAAGAGATTGCTCAAAAGGCAGTTAAAGAAGCTTTATCAATGTTAGGAGCAGAAACAGTAAAATCAAAGACATATCCAGTTATTTTTAGAAATGATATGGCTAACAGCTTGTTGGCGACATTTAGTTCAATTTTTTCAGCAGAAAATGTACAAAAGGATTTATCCCTTTTAAAAGGTAAATTGGGAGAAACAATTGCTAGTGAAAAAGTGACGTTAATTGATGATCCTTTAATGAAAAATGGTTTTGCTTCTACACCCTTTGATGCCGAAGGAGTAGCAACATATACCAAAGAAATAATCAGTGGAGGTAGATTAACTACTTTCCTTCATAATTTAAAGACTGCTAAAAAAGATGGAGTTAAATCAACAGGTAATGCTTATAAACCATCCTTTAAAGGTGCTGTGGGGATTGCTCCAACTAATATGTACATTAAACCTGGAAGTAAAACATTGGAAGAGTTAGTTACCACTATCGACGAAGGATTAGTTATTACCGATGTACAAGGATTACATTCTGGGACTAACACCGTAAGTGGAGATTTTTCATTAGCTGCCCAAGGTTTCCTAATCGAAAAAGGTAAAATTGTAAGACCTGTAGACCAGATAACTATAGCAGGAAACTTTTACGAAGTATTAAAGGATATTGAAGAAGTAGG
- a CDS encoding spore coat protein, whose amino-acid sequence MANYPNITAKDILHDCLSCEKSLTGLYNTALNEVNNQQLRQDLLSCLNECHTLQNTIYNVMEQRNMYQAKPAQPQEIAQAQQKFTNNK is encoded by the coding sequence TTGGCTAATTATCCTAACATCACAGCAAAAGATATTCTCCATGATTGCTTAAGTTGCGAAAAATCTTTAACTGGTCTTTACAACACAGCCCTTAACGAAGTAAATAATCAACAACTTCGCCAAGATTTATTAAGCTGTTTAAATGAATGCCATACATTGCAAAATACGATATATAATGTAATGGAACAGAGAAATATGTATCAAGCAAAACCTGCACAACCTCAAGAAATAGCCCAAGCTCAACAAAAATTCACAAATAACAAATAA